The region GGGAGATCCGGCGCATCCTGCTGGAGGCGGACGTCAATTTCCAGCTGGCGAAGGACTTCCTGGCGCGGGTGGAGGAGCGTGCGCTGGGCGAGAAGGTCCTGAAGTCGGTCGCGCCAGGCCAGCAGATCGTGAAGATCGTTCACGACGAGCTGATCACGCTGCTGGGCGAGAAGCAGGAGGGTCTGAAGGTCGCGCCTGTGGGTCCGACCGTGATCCTGCTGGCGGGTCTTCAGGGCTCGGGTAAGACGACGACGGCGGCAAAGCTGGCGAAGCGGCTCGCGCGGGAGGGTCGCCAGCCGCTGCTGGCGGCGCTGGACGTGTATCGCCCGGCCGCCATCGACCAGCTGGAGACGCTCGGCCGGCAGGTGAAGGTGCCGGTGTTCGCGGATCGCGAGGAGAAGAACGTCGCGAAGCTGGCGAAGCGGGCGCTGGAGCACGCGACGCGGGACCGTCACCGCGCCGTGATCCTGGATACGGCCGGCCGGCTTCAGATCGACGCTGATCTGATGGACGAGCTGAAGCGGGTGTCGGCGGAGACGAAGCCGACCGAAGTGCTGCTCGTCGTGGACAGCATGATCGGTCAGGAGGCGGTCCGCATCGCGGAAGGCTTCCACGAGGCACTGGGCCTGACGGGCGTGATCCTGACGAAGATGGACGGCGATGCGCGCGGCGGTGCCGCGCTGTCGATCCGCGGCGTCACGGGCGTGCCGATCAAGTACGTCGGTGTCGGCGAGAAGATGGATGGTCTCGAGGTGTTCGATCCGTCGCGCATGGCGGGTCGCATCCTCCAGCAGGGCGACGTGGTCGGCCTGGTCGAGAAGGCGCAGAGCGCGTTCGACGAGGACGAGGCGAAGCGGCTCGAGAAGAAGGTCGCACGGGAAGGAAAGTTCGATCTGGAGGACTTCCTGGGCGTCATGCGACAGATGCAGAAGATGGGTCCGCTCGAGAGCCTGCTGAAGATGGTGCCGGGCGTGAATGCGAAGGCACTGAAGGACGCGAAGATGGACCCGAAGGCGATGAAGCACGTCGAGGCGATCGTGCTCTCGATGACGCCGAAGGAGCGGCAGCGGCCGGAAGTCATCAACGGCTCGCGCCGGTTGCGCATCGCAAAGGGCAGCGGTCGCACGGTGCAGGAAGTGAATCGTCTGCTGACGCAGTTCAAGCAGATGCAGAAGATGATGAAATCGATGCGCGGGATGGGAATGGGGAAGGGTATGCCGAAGGGTATGGGAATGCCGCGGCTGCCCGGAATGTTCGGAACCTGAGAGGCACGACGACATGTCCGTGAAGATCCGTCT is a window of Longimicrobiales bacterium DNA encoding:
- the ffh gene encoding signal recognition particle protein; this translates as MFEELSEKLDGVFGRLRTRGLLTEAQVREGLREIRRILLEADVNFQLAKDFLARVEERALGEKVLKSVAPGQQIVKIVHDELITLLGEKQEGLKVAPVGPTVILLAGLQGSGKTTTAAKLAKRLAREGRQPLLAALDVYRPAAIDQLETLGRQVKVPVFADREEKNVAKLAKRALEHATRDRHRAVILDTAGRLQIDADLMDELKRVSAETKPTEVLLVVDSMIGQEAVRIAEGFHEALGLTGVILTKMDGDARGGAALSIRGVTGVPIKYVGVGEKMDGLEVFDPSRMAGRILQQGDVVGLVEKAQSAFDEDEAKRLEKKVAREGKFDLEDFLGVMRQMQKMGPLESLLKMVPGVNAKALKDAKMDPKAMKHVEAIVLSMTPKERQRPEVINGSRRLRIAKGSGRTVQEVNRLLTQFKQMQKMMKSMRGMGMGKGMPKGMGMPRLPGMFGT